One genomic window of Quercus robur chromosome 6, dhQueRobu3.1, whole genome shotgun sequence includes the following:
- the LOC126732638 gene encoding uncharacterized protein LOC126732638: protein MSDNDSDAPEELTYEQGAQQDEEIRKVQKENKTRVVREEKERRRKWAQNLTPRPSRKGQSAKDAKEAETQESMGNDGMLPNDIVNVLAAREKKVFLSDSEDEKAEVKPTKRKKKSKTSGIETVILKDIGPPQCLQSSLEFLKQRKMQVSRSSSVLNNSNQALRLLSTSGVISKK, encoded by the exons ATGTCGGACAACGATTCGGACGCACCTGAGGAACTCACATACGAGCAG GGAGCACAACAAGATGAGGAGATAAGAAAAGTtcagaaagaaaataagacCAG GGTTGTCCGTGAAGAAAAAGAACGTCGGAGAAAATGGGCCCAAAACTTAACACCAAGACCATCTCGAAAAGGTCAAAGTGCTAAAGATGCAAAGGAAGCTGAAACACAGGAGTCTATGGGCAATGATGGGATGCTTccaaatgatattgttaatgtGCTTGCAGCTCGTGAAAA AAAAGTTTTCTTATCAGACTCAGAGGATGAGAAGGCTGAGGTGAAGCCcactaaaagaaagaaaaaatccaaaacctcAGG GATAGAAACTGTTATTTTGAAGGACATAGGTCCTCCTCAATGCTTGCAGAGTTCCTTAGAGTTCTTGAAGCAAAGgaaaatgcaagtttcaagGTCATCATCGGTTTTGAACAATTCCAACCAAGCTTTACGTCTTCTTTCTACTTCTGGTGTGATAAGTAAGAAATGA